A stretch of Pomacea canaliculata isolate SZHN2017 linkage group LG6, ASM307304v1, whole genome shotgun sequence DNA encodes these proteins:
- the LOC112567366 gene encoding uncharacterized protein LOC112567366, giving the protein MAACYREDMAREDLRLETFAINNDFPNTRTQETPRRLAAGGYFANSRTLVQCFGCGHTPVQEHHELCPRENLNVPIGQADQVNPTDPVDPLGLYNTCVNIR; this is encoded by the exons atggcTGCCTGCTACCGGGAAGATATGGCTAGGGAAGATCTGAGGCTTGAAACATTCGCAATCAACAATGATTTTCCAAATACTAGGACACAAGAAACACCCAGAAG GTTGGCTGCCGGCGGCTACTTCGCCAACAGCCGCACGTTAGTCCAGTGCTTTGGATGTGGTCACACTCCTGTCCAGGAGCACCACGAACTGTGCCCCAGAGAAAATCTAAACGTGCCCATTGGACAGGCTGATCAGGTGAACCCCACCGACCCAGTCGACCCCTTGGGACTTTACAACACCTGTGTCAATATTCGCTAA